The following proteins are encoded in a genomic region of Methylobacterium tardum:
- a CDS encoding PAS domain-containing protein, with protein sequence MPRRSADAHLSAASLPLTTLDIGLWEEDVDADRVRADEVMARMFGLSGAAVTEGISRAHLLSIFHPEDVARDPERRRSVREEGGLFVWEHRILPAPGVVRWVLARGHYERDVDGGMRGRGIVIDVTDSRTDSRIDGPAHFLAAFETSGSVLERIADNAIEACDLIRSLDADKAARLRLLVDALLHELGRQLAASLHEDAARPAISRGSKVH encoded by the coding sequence ATGCCACGCCGATCAGCGGACGCCCATCTCTCGGCGGCCTCCCTGCCGCTCACGACGCTCGACATCGGCCTGTGGGAAGAAGACGTCGACGCCGACCGGGTCCGCGCCGACGAGGTGATGGCACGGATGTTCGGGCTGTCCGGCGCGGCGGTCACAGAAGGCATCTCGCGCGCGCACCTCCTTTCAATCTTCCATCCCGAGGACGTGGCCCGGGACCCAGAGCGCCGCCGCAGCGTGCGGGAAGAAGGCGGGCTGTTCGTATGGGAGCACCGCATCCTGCCCGCGCCGGGCGTCGTGCGCTGGGTTCTCGCCCGCGGACACTACGAGCGGGACGTAGATGGTGGGATGCGCGGGCGCGGGATCGTCATCGACGTGACCGACAGCCGGACAGACAGCCGCATCGATGGCCCCGCGCACTTCCTCGCGGCCTTCGAGACGTCGGGGTCCGTGTTGGAACGCATCGCGGACAATGCGATCGAGGCCTGCGACCTGATCCGCTCCCTGGACGCGGACAAGGCGGCGCGGCTGCGGCTGCTGGTCGACGCCTTGCTGCACGAACTCGGACGCCAGCTCGCGGCCTCGCTTCACGAGGACGCCGCGAGGCCCGCCATATCGCGCGGTTCCAAGGTACACTGA
- a CDS encoding TniQ family protein, which translates to MSRFDLGRYTPTHAVGDKAAEVGGHRLPPGSVLTSATRVCPHCVAEDLARFENPTKARPWSRLEWLLLPVRVCGRHGAVLVHVEADATLRAGHDFSATLARRVLPVLDRLRAEAEPATGTAFVDWFVARLDGMRNPGNWLDDVPLHAASAFCEGLGTSVLHGPGTHPSDMGMADLARAAEEGYRTAAQGAEAVGSALDGIVGRVRFGKRGSVGHGKVYGRVHAVLRANPKDVAFEKFRHVLREHAFGRLPISPGTAFLGVRLDERRMHTQRSAAFSSSRSDAGLIRLVGPEAVADGRRLWITVEEFGRVVADVEDHLTAKDVAARTGFSAKQVGHLEEAGLLSPLPEADRNAGSKRRFLRPDVDAFMARLFRNAVPVANPAEPRMTIERAAPGLRVGTVEILNLILDERLAWVGRHTTGGRYGDLLIDRDELSTVLQGAGSPDDVTETEAAAMLAGVDPGRLWCPVREGMLEWSPGYRPRDPRSVRALTRASVEAFASEYVTLKEAAAVLGLAPQQAMRRLAEAGIGDAAAYDRVRMKLYRRRDLTACLSAADAA; encoded by the coding sequence GTGAGCCGCTTCGACCTCGGTCGCTACACGCCCACGCACGCCGTCGGCGACAAGGCCGCGGAGGTCGGCGGTCACCGGCTCCCGCCCGGATCGGTCCTGACCTCCGCGACGAGGGTCTGCCCGCACTGCGTCGCGGAAGACCTCGCCCGGTTCGAGAACCCCACGAAGGCCCGGCCGTGGTCGAGGCTTGAATGGTTGCTGCTACCGGTCCGGGTCTGCGGCCGGCACGGGGCCGTGCTGGTCCACGTCGAGGCCGATGCGACGCTCCGGGCCGGTCACGACTTCTCGGCGACGTTGGCGCGCCGCGTGCTCCCCGTGCTCGACCGGCTCCGGGCGGAGGCTGAACCCGCCACTGGCACCGCCTTCGTGGACTGGTTCGTCGCCAGGCTCGATGGCATGCGCAATCCCGGCAACTGGCTCGACGACGTGCCCCTGCACGCCGCCTCGGCCTTCTGCGAGGGGCTCGGGACCTCGGTCCTTCACGGTCCGGGAACGCATCCCTCGGACATGGGCATGGCGGACCTCGCGCGGGCCGCGGAGGAGGGCTACCGCACCGCCGCGCAGGGGGCCGAGGCGGTCGGGAGCGCCCTCGACGGCATCGTCGGGCGCGTCCGTTTCGGGAAGCGCGGCTCCGTCGGCCATGGCAAGGTCTACGGGCGCGTCCACGCAGTCCTGCGGGCGAATCCCAAGGACGTCGCGTTCGAGAAATTCCGCCACGTCCTGCGGGAGCACGCCTTCGGGAGGCTCCCCATAAGCCCGGGGACCGCCTTCCTCGGCGTGCGGCTGGACGAGCGGCGCATGCACACGCAAAGGAGCGCCGCTTTTTCGAGCTCCCGGTCCGACGCCGGGCTGATCCGGCTGGTCGGCCCCGAGGCGGTCGCCGACGGGCGGCGGCTCTGGATCACCGTCGAGGAGTTCGGGAGGGTCGTCGCCGACGTCGAGGACCACCTCACGGCCAAGGACGTCGCCGCCAGGACCGGCTTCTCAGCGAAGCAGGTCGGGCACCTTGAGGAGGCGGGACTGCTGTCGCCCTTGCCCGAGGCCGACCGGAACGCGGGCTCGAAACGCCGATTCCTCCGTCCGGACGTCGACGCCTTCATGGCGAGGCTGTTTAGGAACGCGGTGCCGGTGGCCAACCCCGCCGAGCCGAGGATGACGATCGAGCGTGCGGCGCCCGGCTTGCGCGTCGGCACCGTCGAGATCCTGAACCTCATCCTCGACGAGCGGCTCGCATGGGTCGGACGCCATACGACGGGCGGACGCTACGGCGACCTCCTGATCGACCGCGACGAGCTATCCACGGTCCTCCAGGGCGCCGGCTCCCCCGACGACGTCACCGAGACCGAGGCGGCCGCCATGCTGGCCGGCGTGGACCCGGGGAGACTGTGGTGCCCGGTCAGGGAAGGGATGCTGGAATGGTCACCCGGATACCGCCCGCGCGATCCGCGGTCAGTGAGGGCGTTGACCAGGGCGAGCGTCGAGGCGTTCGCCTCGGAGTACGTCACCCTGAAGGAGGCGGCCGCCGTCCTGGGCCTCGCGCCCCAGCAGGCGATGCGTCGGCTCGCTGAAGCCGGCATCGGGGACGCGGCGGCGTACGACCGGGTCCGGATGAAGCTTTACCGACGCCGCGACCTGACGGCTTGCCTGTCGGCGGCCGACGCCGCATGA
- a CDS encoding phage exclusion protein Lit family protein produces the protein MSCLPQVFSTFRPVVERWYLACCDDAGVTPAEVPLKLEDLALEVPRTFRSEFAAVTPPPAVRITWNGLASLWAFSQAVVRVGRPMFEAQRTADPTAGPPQLAIGGELEEGLHLFELSSRLSRNKFDGWVDWAPVPDPDAVGASLGGNRTFENALGWIMRHELAHLRLNHHAVAEPLPHEAKEQEFQADAQATHWMKGSLQVDPGRALETRPSETELDLERRALGMFTGLAWVAQFELVPHGNSSTHPPVMDRIGRMIGDLRLADDSFACEMLSYVTKVLVDPEGVWPPDQEVPTAKDAAMEAMFRLSRAVAAFKG, from the coding sequence ATGAGTTGCCTTCCTCAGGTGTTCTCGACATTCCGACCCGTCGTCGAACGATGGTACCTCGCCTGCTGTGACGATGCCGGCGTGACACCGGCCGAAGTGCCCTTGAAGCTTGAGGACTTGGCTCTGGAAGTTCCTCGGACCTTCAGGTCGGAGTTCGCGGCCGTGACGCCCCCGCCTGCAGTGAGGATCACCTGGAACGGTCTTGCGAGCCTGTGGGCTTTTTCCCAGGCGGTCGTTCGGGTCGGACGTCCCATGTTCGAGGCCCAGAGAACAGCCGACCCTACCGCAGGCCCTCCGCAGCTTGCGATCGGCGGAGAGCTTGAGGAGGGGCTGCATCTCTTCGAACTGTCGTCGAGACTGAGCAGGAACAAGTTCGACGGCTGGGTCGATTGGGCTCCGGTGCCGGACCCCGACGCCGTCGGTGCCAGCCTTGGCGGCAACCGCACCTTCGAGAACGCACTCGGCTGGATCATGCGTCACGAGTTGGCTCATCTGAGGCTGAACCATCATGCCGTGGCCGAGCCGTTGCCGCACGAAGCCAAGGAACAGGAATTCCAGGCCGACGCGCAAGCCACGCATTGGATGAAGGGATCGTTGCAGGTCGATCCGGGCAGGGCTCTGGAGACGCGACCCTCGGAGACCGAGCTGGATCTGGAGCGGCGTGCCCTCGGCATGTTCACCGGGCTTGCCTGGGTGGCGCAATTCGAACTCGTCCCTCATGGAAACAGCTCGACGCATCCGCCCGTGATGGATCGCATCGGTAGGATGATCGGCGACCTGAGACTCGCGGATGACAGTTTCGCCTGTGAGATGCTCTCTTACGTGACCAAGGTGTTGGTCGATCCGGAAGGCGTATGGCCTCCGGACCAGGAAGTCCCGACCGCCAAGGACGCGGCGATGGAAGCGATGTTCAGGCTGAGCCGTGCGGTGGCCGCCTTCAAAGGCTGA
- a CDS encoding DUF5069 domain-containing protein: MGYKHSNPQNRAKAASLLRQLKGQLVDVTGVRVEALSNVYAAAEAYWQLSKAAGVHLYQEGGGWHADLEFKGLPHGIPRIVGTPEPVATRAEAIESVVEMMSMCAQRDNVPPPDPATGLRWFRFGEHQIPVDPRMLQHFVSRVPEVAFDADHIRKELDVLRADISGDAPVTADAWEAAEFQLRYDASRMCCAAMAFGIMQMSYDPPADLDLALAAAPGMH; encoded by the coding sequence ATGGGCTACAAGCATAGCAATCCGCAGAACCGGGCGAAGGCGGCGTCCCTGCTCAGGCAGCTGAAGGGCCAGCTCGTGGACGTGACGGGCGTGCGGGTGGAAGCCCTGAGCAACGTCTACGCCGCCGCCGAGGCGTACTGGCAGCTTTCCAAGGCAGCCGGCGTCCACCTGTACCAGGAAGGCGGCGGCTGGCACGCCGACCTGGAGTTCAAGGGACTGCCGCACGGCATCCCGAGGATCGTCGGAACCCCCGAGCCCGTCGCGACGCGGGCGGAGGCCATCGAGAGCGTGGTCGAGATGATGTCGATGTGCGCCCAGCGCGACAACGTCCCGCCCCCGGATCCGGCGACGGGGCTACGCTGGTTCCGGTTCGGCGAGCATCAGATCCCGGTCGACCCGCGGATGCTGCAACACTTTGTCTCCCGCGTTCCGGAGGTCGCGTTCGACGCGGATCACATCCGGAAGGAACTCGACGTCCTCCGGGCCGACATCTCGGGCGACGCCCCCGTCACGGCCGATGCCTGGGAGGCTGCCGAGTTCCAGCTCCGTTACGACGCTAGCCGGATGTGCTGCGCCGCCATGGCCTTCGGCATCATGCAGATGTCGTACGATCCGCCGGCGGACCTCGATCTGGCCTTGGCGGCCGCCCCCGGAATGCACTGA
- a CDS encoding LysR substrate-binding domain-containing protein — MSDLGDIERFPFYREPYVLVVPRGLREELEGQELAAIFEKHRRVRHSERSYVGGQVERHLSRSGLRPPRAFEFDTSDSLVAMVATGMGVAITTPLCLLQGIAHASHVSVLPLPGPGFSREPLLVTRRGYLVSLAPRIAELARAAIIQRELPRIHALVPWFSPPSSPAAPSMAR; from the coding sequence ATGTCCGACCTCGGCGACATCGAGCGGTTTCCGTTCTACCGGGAGCCCTACGTGCTGGTCGTGCCGCGCGGGCTCAGGGAGGAACTCGAAGGGCAGGAATTGGCCGCGATCTTCGAGAAGCATCGTCGCGTCCGGCACAGCGAGCGCTCCTATGTCGGCGGGCAGGTCGAACGGCACCTCAGCCGCTCGGGTCTCCGGCCTCCACGGGCGTTCGAGTTCGACACGTCGGACAGTCTCGTCGCGATGGTGGCGACCGGCATGGGGGTCGCCATCACCACGCCCCTGTGCCTGCTGCAGGGCATCGCGCATGCCAGCCACGTCAGCGTCCTGCCCCTGCCCGGTCCGGGGTTTTCCCGGGAGCCGCTGCTGGTCACGCGCCGAGGTTATCTGGTCTCATTGGCACCCCGGATCGCCGAGCTGGCTCGGGCCGCGATCATCCAGCGAGAGCTGCCCCGCATTCACGCGCTCGTGCCGTGGTTCTCGCCTCCCTCTTCCCCCGCAGCGCCTTCGATGGCTCGATAA
- a CDS encoding bifunctional diguanylate cyclase/phosphodiesterase, protein MLASALRPGAALAAALAALALAIASAAALLVVDMNRQAVQDVERGLVGLSAVLADQADRSLQAMEMVQDAVIDGLREAGVATSEEYAAAAGRQDLHLALRARIAALPQVNAITIVDHAGKLLNFSRYWPIPDVNIADRDYFKALAADPGRGRFVGRPVRNRGDGAWTIYVARKVSASDGTFLGLVLGAVELGYFEGLYRQISPTDDAVVSVFRDDGMLLVRHPHRAATIGKVLPTAAAALIAARDRAGGVLRNVSPIDGHERLVATKALARYPLILSVSRTVEASLAPVRRQAFVVGASAALLVSCIAALSALFLRQARALRRAAAAEERARGERDLREHCERFGFALDNMIQGLCLFDADRRLVVMNQRFAELYAVPRHLREPGAKAEDLRRVVLSLRGEAGGDWDMVVTPPGSDAPSLTASVVRLSDDRDVSVMRVPVPGGGWICTHEDVTERRRSEERLGFLARHDALTELPNRVQFADVVARELAICAGTGQEAALLCLDLDGFKQVNDLFGHPAGDRLLVEVAKRLRGLLGERCVAARLGGDEFAVLATGLDGRRTPATTARAVIDALGAPFADGERRIDVGCSVGIASFPRDGDTCERLLSASDMALVRAKRDGKGGYRFFKPEMDAAARERHQLALDLRAAIGTPQFALHYQPQFEVATGRACGFEALLRWTHPIRGAIPPTLFVPLAEETGAILPLGEWVLREACREAATWGLPLGIAVNLSIAQFRQADLCDVVRQALAETGLRPDRLELEVTESLFLNSAARSQEVLGDLKALGVRISMDDFGTGYSSLATLQSFPFDKIKIDRSFVGQVGVTSKGGAIVRAIISLGESLGVPVIAEGIETEEQLAFLRRHRCAEMQGYLRGMPRPIAEYLPLLAAEVDLRVA, encoded by the coding sequence ATGCTCGCCTCCGCGCTTCGCCCCGGCGCGGCTCTCGCCGCCGCGCTGGCCGCATTGGCCCTGGCGATCGCGTCGGCCGCGGCGCTGCTCGTGGTCGACATGAACCGGCAGGCCGTTCAGGACGTCGAGCGCGGCCTGGTCGGGCTTTCGGCCGTCCTCGCCGACCAGGCCGACCGCTCCCTGCAGGCGATGGAGATGGTGCAGGATGCCGTCATCGACGGCTTGCGCGAGGCGGGCGTCGCCACGTCCGAGGAGTACGCGGCGGCGGCGGGCCGGCAGGACCTCCACCTCGCCCTCAGGGCCCGCATCGCCGCGCTCCCGCAGGTCAACGCGATCACGATCGTCGACCACGCCGGCAAACTGCTGAACTTCAGCCGCTACTGGCCGATCCCCGACGTCAACATCGCGGACCGAGACTACTTCAAGGCGCTCGCCGCGGACCCGGGGCGCGGACGTTTCGTCGGCCGACCGGTTCGGAATCGCGGCGACGGCGCATGGACGATCTACGTCGCCCGCAAGGTCTCAGCCTCCGACGGGACGTTCCTCGGCCTCGTGCTCGGCGCGGTAGAACTCGGCTACTTCGAGGGCCTCTACCGGCAGATCTCGCCGACCGACGACGCCGTCGTCTCGGTCTTCCGCGACGACGGCATGCTGCTCGTGCGCCACCCGCACCGGGCGGCCACGATCGGCAAGGTCCTGCCCACCGCGGCGGCTGCGCTGATCGCCGCGCGGGACCGGGCGGGCGGCGTCCTGCGCAACGTCAGCCCGATCGACGGCCACGAGCGCCTCGTCGCGACGAAGGCCCTCGCCCGCTACCCGCTCATCCTCAGCGTCAGCCGGACGGTGGAGGCGAGCCTCGCCCCCGTCCGGCGCCAGGCTTTCGTCGTCGGCGCGTCGGCGGCGCTCCTGGTGTCATGCATCGCCGCCCTGTCCGCCCTCTTCCTCCGTCAGGCCCGCGCCTTGCGGCGCGCCGCCGCCGCCGAGGAGCGCGCCCGCGGCGAACGCGACCTGCGTGAGCATTGCGAGCGCTTCGGCTTCGCGCTCGACAACATGATCCAGGGCCTCTGCCTCTTCGACGCCGACAGGCGGCTGGTCGTCATGAACCAGCGCTTCGCCGAACTGTACGCGGTCCCGCGCCATCTTCGCGAGCCAGGCGCGAAGGCGGAAGACCTCCGCCGGGTCGTCCTGTCGCTGCGGGGGGAAGCGGGAGGCGACTGGGACATGGTCGTCACCCCGCCGGGTTCGGACGCCCCTTCGTTGACGGCCTCCGTCGTCCGCCTGTCCGACGACCGGGACGTCAGCGTCATGCGCGTGCCCGTTCCCGGCGGGGGGTGGATCTGCACGCACGAGGACGTCACGGAGCGCCGCAGGAGCGAGGAGCGCCTCGGCTTCCTCGCGCGGCACGACGCCCTGACCGAGCTGCCGAATCGCGTGCAGTTCGCGGACGTGGTAGCCCGCGAGCTGGCGATCTGCGCCGGGACGGGGCAGGAGGCCGCGCTCCTCTGCCTCGACCTCGACGGGTTCAAGCAGGTGAACGACCTGTTCGGCCATCCCGCCGGGGACCGCCTGCTCGTCGAGGTCGCCAAACGACTGCGGGGGCTGCTGGGCGAACGCTGCGTCGCCGCGCGCCTGGGAGGCGACGAGTTCGCCGTGCTCGCGACCGGCCTCGATGGCCGCAGGACGCCCGCCACGACCGCACGGGCCGTCATCGACGCGCTGGGCGCGCCCTTCGCGGACGGCGAGCGGCGGATCGACGTCGGCTGCAGCGTCGGAATCGCTTCGTTCCCGCGCGACGGCGACACCTGCGAACGCCTTCTCTCCGCGTCCGACATGGCGTTGGTGCGCGCCAAGCGTGACGGCAAGGGGGGCTACCGTTTCTTCAAGCCGGAGATGGACGCCGCGGCGCGCGAACGGCATCAGCTGGCGCTCGACCTACGCGCGGCCATCGGCACCCCGCAGTTCGCGCTGCATTACCAACCGCAGTTCGAGGTCGCCACGGGCCGCGCCTGCGGCTTCGAGGCCCTCCTGCGCTGGACGCACCCGATCCGGGGAGCGATCCCGCCGACACTGTTCGTGCCGCTCGCCGAGGAGACAGGCGCGATCCTGCCGCTCGGCGAATGGGTGCTGCGGGAGGCCTGCCGCGAGGCTGCAACCTGGGGGCTGCCCCTCGGCATCGCCGTCAACCTCTCGATTGCGCAGTTCCGGCAGGCCGACCTGTGCGACGTGGTCAGGCAAGCGCTCGCGGAGACGGGACTGCGGCCCGATCGCCTGGAACTGGAGGTGACCGAGAGCCTGTTCCTCAATAGCGCGGCGCGCTCGCAGGAGGTGCTGGGCGACCTCAAGGCGCTCGGGGTGCGCATCTCCATGGACGATTTCGGGACCGGCTACTCGTCGCTGGCCACGCTGCAGTCATTCCCCTTCGACAAGATCAAGATCGATCGCTCGTTCGTGGGCCAAGTCGGCGTCACGAGCAAGGGTGGCGCGATCGTGCGCGCGATCATCAGCCTCGGCGAGAGCCTCGGCGTCCCGGTTATCGCCGAAGGGATCGAGACGGAGGAGCAGCTCGCATTCCTGCGGCGGCACCGCTGCGCGGAGATGCAGGGCTATCTGCGCGGCATGCCACGGCCGATAGCGGAGTATCTCCCGCTGCTCGCTGCGGAGGTGGACCTTCGCGTCGCGTAG